DNA from Bordetella genomosp. 13:
TCCGCAGCGTGTCACCGGCGCCGACCTGTTCGTGGCGCTGTGCCGGCAAGCCCAGCAGCGCGGCTGGCGCGTGATGCTGCTGGGCGGCCGCCCGGGCTCCGAGGCCGACCTGCATGCGCGTTTCGCACAGTACTTTCCCGGCCTGCACATCGACATCGTGTGCCCGTCCATGCAGTTCGAGCCCCTGGGCGACGAAGGCCGCGCCTTCGCCCGCAAGGTGCGCGAGACCTCGCCGGACGTGGTGTTCACCTGTCTCGGCATGCCCAAGCAGGAGAACTGGGCCCTGCACCATGCGCCCACGCTGCCCGGCGGCATCGTGCTGTGCGTGGGCGCCGCCATGGAGTTCGCCATCGGCCTGCAGCGTCGCGCGCCGCATCGGCTGCAGCGGGTGGGCATGGAATGGCTGTGGCGCCTGCTTACCAACCCGCGTCGGCTGTGGCGCCGCTATCTCGTGGACGATCCCTGGTTCGCCATGCTGTGCTGGAAACAATGGCGCAGCCAGCGCAACGTCGGCGTGTGACCACGTGCGCACGCATGCGGCGCACGCTGCTGGCGTCGGCGCTGCTGCTTGGCGGACCCGCGCCTGCCGCGGAGTTTCCGGAAGGCATCGACTATGCGGTGCAGATCACCAGCTCGGTGCAGCACCAGAGCAATCCGGCGCGCCTGCCCGATTCGTCCGACCAGCGGCGCGCCGCCGCGGTCATGCTCAACGCCATCGGCCTGGCCACGCAGGTGCCGCTGCTGTCGCGCGACACCCGCCTGGACCTGGCCGCCAGCGTGGGCGACGCGCGCTACAGCAACACTCGCCAGCTCGACCATCAGCCGCGCTACCTGAACGTGGGGCTGAACTGGCGCGCGGGCAGGCTGTTCGATGGCCGCGTCGGCTTTCGCCACGAAGAGCAGCTGAACGACCTGAACCGCGCCTTTCCCCAGCGCGACATGACGAAGCGCCAGGGCATGGAGGCCGAAGCGGGACTGCGCGTCACCGAGGCCTTGCGCGTGCCGGTGCTGGCGCTGTTCCAGAACACCGTGCGCTACGACTTCGAAGGCAATCGCCAGCTGTACGATCGCGACGAGAACGGCTGGCAGGTATCGGCCTTCTATTCGGGACTGGGCCGTTCGTTCGCGCAGGCCGGCCTGCGCCACACCGGCGTCGACTACATCCGCCGCGATCCGGCGCAGACCGCGCTGCTGGACGACGCCTACGACGACAATGAGGCCTTCATCAATGTGCAGTGGGACTACAGTCCCAAGACGCTGGTGGGCGCGCGCATCGGCTATCTGCGGCGCACGTATGACAATCTGGACGGCAGGGACACCAATCTGCTGACGCTCAACGCGCTGGCGACCTGGGACTATTCCGCCAAGACGCAATTCGACCTGCGGCTGTGGCGCCGTCCGTATGCCTACGACGACAATCCCAACGTGCTGTACTCCACCGAGACCGGCGGACGACTGTCGGTGCGCTGGCGCGCCACGCCGAAGATCACGGTGGGGCTGGGCGTGGAGCGCACGGTGCAGCAGCAGGACACGATCACGTCGGGTGCCGGCAGCGAGGACGTCCATACCTGGCGCTATGGCCCGCGCATCGAATGGGCCATGCGCGACAACCTGCGCTGGGTGCTGGACTTCTACCGCGACCGCGAGACCTCGCCCATCCCCCAGGACAGCTACGACCAGCGTTTCGTGCGGCTGGGTGTGCAATACACGTTCGGCGATCGCGCGGGCACGCTGAGCCAGCGCCTGCGCTCTGACGAATGTCAGTACCGCCGTTCGGAATTCGACCTGTGCTGATTCAGTAGGCGTTGCGGTCCCACACGATCAGCAGCAGCGTGCGAAACAGGATCTTCACGTCGAGCAGCAGCGACCAGTTGGCGATGTAGTAGCGGTCGTACTTCACGCGGCGCTGCATCTTGTCGGGCGTGTCCGTTTCGCCGCGCAGGCCATGGATCTGCGCCCAGCCCGTGATGCCCGGCTTGACGCTGTGGCGCAGCATGTAGCCGCGGATCAGCCGCCGGTACATCTCGTTGTGCTCGGCGGCGTGGGGGCGCGGGCCCACGAGGCTCATCGAGCCGCCCAGCACGTTGAACAGCTGCGGCAGCTCGTCCAGCGAGGTCTTGCGCAGCACGCGGCCCACGCGGGTGACGCGGTCGTCGTTGGCGCGGGCCTGGCGCAGCACGCCGTCCTGCGCCGCGTCGCTGCCCACGCGC
Protein-coding regions in this window:
- a CDS encoding WecB/TagA/CpsF family glycosyltransferase, giving the protein MPSADSPTLPKARLFSLDIAAVTFDGAVRALVQAAEQRDGRARVVVTPNVDHIVRLDAAPELRARYAKADYIFADGMPVVWASRLLGRPLPQRVTGADLFVALCRQAQQRGWRVMLLGGRPGSEADLHARFAQYFPGLHIDIVCPSMQFEPLGDEGRAFARKVRETSPDVVFTCLGMPKQENWALHHAPTLPGGIVLCVGAAMEFAIGLQRRAPHRLQRVGMEWLWRLLTNPRRLWRRYLVDDPWFAMLCWKQWRSQRNVGV